From a region of the Nocardioides ginsengisegetis genome:
- a CDS encoding response regulator: protein MELRDRDDDAATGKLEDWVLRAVPDGLWVIGPDGATTYANDQLARMLGLADDEVLGFSAFDALDAEGGEQLREHLARLEVSREPGADLECLLRRRDGSEFWALVSHTPLVDHRGEHQAWLHRVRDHSAQRRIFEELERREVQLAEAQAIARIGSWERDVGEGVLRWSDELYRVFGLDPQTFVPSPESFFELLHPDDRAAAHQTYAELQNGSQPVETIEMDSRLDRPLGEPARWVRTRGVVVRDETGAIIRTGGTVQDVTDSKEAELGLAFLGAMAGAANEASTLEEALLAADTVVRPFTQWPAVLVSVPDPGTPGSLVHVEAGWAGTTEEQLAEARALAVRAADERRVVQQVGSDGTHLVAGPALVGERLACVITSSTRAATPPRPSELSIFRQMLTLLAHVSEREEGGKELATARDEALAASRAKSDFLATMSHEIRTPLNGVIGLSELLSRTELTAHQRRLAQGVDQAGRTLLALVNDILDLSKIEAGRLDLEEVDFDPRAILEQSVGLVSDRASRKGLELVVSSAGQMPSMVRGDPVRFGQVITNLVANAVKFTHAGEVVVRARGDGDGSTVRVEVSDTGIGIEPEVQRRLFTAFSQADSSTTRRYGGTGLGLAISQRIVAAMAGEIGVESAAGAGSTFWFTAAFGPATLQQPPTEQALREAVAGLRVLVVDDNATNRFILCEQLEAWQVEVTAVESSYEALVELDASARGAAPYDVALLDYMMPGADGEQLARIIRSEERHRGLRLALLSSSLEPGPEWLASAGIDSFLGKPVLPSRLLDLLATLGGRLDPGQAVTPVVTRPVSGAARGRLLVVEDNPVNQMVAEGVLGALGYDVVLADNGAAGVSALADDPDGFDAILMDCQMPVMDGFDATRAVRAMSGDGARIPIIAMTAAATGEERERCLDAGMDDFLTKPVVPDVIEATLARWVHPTDVRRGSTAARRLHELVERDGIDASLVRRMVDRFGDSATQAARALAAAVRAGDAEEVVRVAHGLRGSAANLGLLDLAERCATLEEHARGGSVPAAAQAAEVSDAVVVGIAELTEAVRDLP from the coding sequence ATGGAGCTGCGCGACCGGGACGACGACGCGGCCACGGGGAAGCTCGAGGACTGGGTGCTCCGTGCGGTGCCCGACGGCCTCTGGGTCATCGGCCCCGACGGCGCCACGACGTACGCCAACGACCAGCTGGCGCGGATGCTGGGCCTGGCCGACGACGAGGTCCTCGGTTTCTCGGCCTTCGACGCCCTCGACGCCGAGGGCGGCGAGCAGCTGCGCGAGCACCTCGCCCGGCTGGAGGTCTCCCGGGAGCCGGGCGCCGACCTGGAGTGCCTCTTGCGCCGCCGGGACGGCTCGGAGTTCTGGGCGCTGGTCAGCCACACGCCGCTCGTCGACCACCGCGGGGAGCACCAGGCGTGGCTGCACCGGGTGCGCGACCACTCGGCCCAGCGCCGGATCTTCGAGGAGCTCGAGCGCCGCGAGGTCCAGCTCGCCGAGGCCCAGGCCATCGCCCGGATCGGCAGCTGGGAGCGCGACGTCGGTGAGGGCGTCCTGCGGTGGTCCGACGAGCTCTACCGCGTCTTCGGGCTCGACCCGCAGACGTTCGTGCCGTCCCCCGAGTCGTTCTTCGAGCTGCTCCACCCCGACGACCGGGCCGCGGCCCACCAGACGTACGCCGAGCTCCAGAACGGGAGCCAGCCCGTGGAGACCATCGAGATGGACTCCCGGCTGGACCGGCCGCTCGGGGAGCCGGCGCGCTGGGTCCGCACCCGGGGCGTCGTGGTCCGGGACGAGACCGGAGCCATCATCCGCACCGGCGGCACCGTGCAGGACGTGACCGACAGCAAGGAGGCCGAGCTGGGGCTGGCGTTCCTCGGCGCGATGGCGGGGGCCGCGAACGAGGCCTCCACCCTCGAGGAGGCGCTGCTCGCCGCGGACACCGTGGTGCGCCCCTTCACCCAGTGGCCCGCCGTGCTCGTGTCCGTCCCGGACCCGGGGACGCCCGGCAGCCTGGTGCACGTCGAGGCGGGCTGGGCCGGCACCACCGAGGAGCAGTTGGCGGAGGCGCGGGCCCTCGCCGTCCGCGCCGCCGACGAGCGCCGCGTGGTGCAGCAGGTCGGCTCCGACGGCACCCACCTCGTGGCCGGGCCGGCGCTCGTGGGCGAGCGCCTGGCCTGCGTGATCACCTCCAGCACCCGTGCCGCGACCCCGCCGCGCCCGTCCGAGCTGTCGATCTTCCGACAGATGCTGACCCTGCTGGCCCACGTCTCCGAGCGTGAGGAGGGCGGCAAGGAGCTGGCCACGGCACGCGACGAGGCGCTGGCCGCCTCCCGCGCGAAGTCGGACTTCCTGGCGACGATGAGCCACGAGATCCGGACGCCGCTCAACGGCGTGATCGGCCTCAGCGAGCTGCTCAGCCGGACCGAGCTGACCGCCCACCAGCGCCGGCTCGCCCAGGGCGTCGACCAGGCCGGCCGCACCCTGCTCGCGCTCGTCAACGACATCCTCGACCTGTCCAAGATCGAGGCCGGGCGGCTCGACCTCGAGGAGGTCGACTTCGACCCGCGCGCCATCCTCGAGCAGAGCGTCGGCCTGGTCTCGGACCGGGCCAGCCGCAAGGGGCTGGAGCTCGTGGTCTCCAGCGCCGGCCAGATGCCCTCGATGGTCCGCGGCGATCCCGTCCGCTTCGGGCAGGTGATCACCAACCTCGTCGCCAACGCCGTGAAGTTCACCCACGCGGGCGAGGTCGTGGTGCGGGCCCGTGGGGATGGCGACGGGTCGACGGTGCGCGTCGAGGTCTCCGACACCGGCATCGGGATCGAGCCGGAGGTGCAGCGGCGCCTGTTCACGGCGTTCTCACAGGCCGACAGCTCCACCACCCGCCGCTACGGCGGCACCGGGCTCGGCCTGGCCATCAGCCAGCGGATCGTGGCAGCCATGGCCGGGGAGATCGGTGTCGAGAGCGCTGCGGGTGCGGGCAGCACCTTCTGGTTCACGGCGGCGTTCGGGCCGGCCACCCTGCAGCAGCCGCCCACCGAGCAGGCCCTGCGGGAGGCCGTGGCTGGGCTGCGGGTGCTCGTCGTCGACGACAACGCCACCAACCGCTTCATCCTCTGCGAGCAGCTCGAGGCCTGGCAGGTCGAGGTGACCGCGGTCGAGTCGTCGTACGAGGCCCTCGTCGAGCTCGACGCCTCCGCCCGCGGGGCCGCGCCGTACGACGTCGCCCTGCTCGACTACATGATGCCGGGCGCCGACGGTGAGCAGCTCGCACGGATCATCCGGTCGGAGGAGCGGCACCGCGGGCTGCGACTCGCGCTGCTGTCCTCGTCGCTGGAGCCCGGCCCGGAGTGGCTCGCGAGCGCGGGCATCGACAGCTTCCTGGGCAAGCCCGTGCTGCCGTCGCGGCTCCTCGACCTGCTCGCCACGCTCGGCGGCCGGCTGGATCCGGGGCAGGCCGTGACGCCGGTCGTGACCCGCCCGGTGTCGGGCGCCGCGCGCGGTCGGCTGCTGGTCGTGGAGGACAACCCGGTCAACCAGATGGTGGCCGAGGGCGTGCTCGGCGCGCTCGGCTACGACGTCGTGCTGGCCGACAACGGCGCCGCCGGCGTCTCCGCGCTCGCCGACGACCCCGACGGCTTCGACGCGATCCTGATGGACTGCCAGATGCCGGTGATGGACGGCTTCGACGCCACCCGCGCGGTCCGGGCGATGAGCGGTGACGGCGCGCGCATCCCGATCATCGCGATGACCGCGGCCGCGACCGGCGAGGAGCGCGAGCGTTGCCTCGACGCCGGCATGGACGACTTCCTGACCAAGCCCGTCGTGCCCGACGTCATCGAGGCCACCCTGGCGCGCTGGGTGCACCCCACCGACGTACGCCGCGGCTCCACGGCCGCCCGTCGCCTGCACGAGCTCGTCGAGCGCGACGGCATCGACGCCTCGCTCGTGCGCCGCATGGTGGACCGCTTCGGCGACTCGGCCACCCAGGCGGCCCGGGCGCTCGCCGCAGCCGTGCGGGCGGGCGACGCCGAGGAGGTCGTGCGGGTCGCCCACGGGCTGCGGGGGAGCGCGGCCAACCTCGGACTGCTCGACCTGGCCGAACGGTGCGCGACGCTGGAGGAGCACGCCCGCGGCGGGTCGGTGCCCGCCGCCGCCCAGGCCGCCGAGGTGTCCGACGCGGTGGTCGTCGGCATCGCCGAGCTCACCGAGGCCGTCCGCGACCTGCCGTAA
- the sucB gene encoding 2-oxoglutarate dehydrogenase, E2 component, dihydrolipoamide succinyltransferase has translation MATEVNLPALGESVTEGTVTRWLKSIGDSVAVDEPLLEVSTDKVDTEIPSPVAGTLLEIKANEDDTVEVGAVLALIGDEGESGGSSESAEAPAEEAPAEEETPEPAAEEQAEEPEEEQAPEPAAEEKPAAESKPSGGGGGGTSVTLPALGESVTEGTVTRWLKAVGDEVAVDEPLLEVSTDKVDTEIPSPVAGTLLEIKVEEDETVEVGAELAVIGDGSAAPAEEKAEEKAPEKEPEPAKDEPKDEPKAEPKAEEKAPEKEPEPAKEEPKAEPKAEEKAPEKEPEPAAESTRGGDAAGYVTPLVRKMAGQHGVDLSTVTGTGVGGRIRKQDVLDAAAAKQQPAAPAAAPAAPAAAASSAPVSTTPSPLRGTTEKMSRLRKIIATRMVDSLQTSAQLTQVMEVDVTNIARLRESVKADFLAREGVKLTYLPFFAKAAIDALKVHPKLNAAIDTEAGEVTYYDRENVAFAVDTEKGLLTPVVKDAGDLSIAGLAKKIADVAERTRSNKIGPDELSGGTFTITNLGSFGALFDTPIINKPQVAILGPGAVIKRPVVIDDPNLGETIAVRQMVYLSLSYDHQLVDGADAGRFLKDVKQRLEAGQFEV, from the coding sequence ATGGCCACCGAAGTCAACCTCCCAGCACTGGGCGAGTCCGTCACCGAAGGCACCGTCACCCGCTGGCTGAAGTCGATCGGCGACAGCGTGGCCGTCGACGAGCCGCTGCTCGAGGTCTCGACCGACAAGGTCGACACCGAGATCCCCTCGCCGGTCGCGGGCACGCTGCTCGAGATCAAGGCCAACGAGGACGACACCGTCGAGGTGGGCGCGGTGCTCGCACTCATCGGTGACGAGGGTGAGTCCGGCGGGTCGTCGGAGTCCGCGGAGGCGCCGGCGGAGGAGGCGCCCGCCGAGGAGGAGACCCCCGAGCCCGCCGCCGAGGAGCAGGCCGAGGAGCCCGAGGAGGAGCAGGCCCCGGAGCCCGCCGCCGAGGAGAAGCCGGCCGCCGAGAGCAAGCCGTCCGGCGGGGGTGGCGGCGGCACGTCCGTCACGCTGCCCGCGCTCGGCGAGTCCGTCACCGAGGGCACCGTCACCCGCTGGCTGAAGGCGGTCGGCGACGAGGTCGCGGTCGACGAGCCGCTGCTCGAGGTCTCCACCGACAAGGTCGACACGGAGATCCCCTCGCCGGTCGCCGGCACCCTGCTCGAGATCAAGGTCGAGGAGGACGAGACCGTCGAGGTCGGTGCCGAGCTCGCCGTGATCGGTGACGGCAGCGCCGCCCCGGCCGAGGAGAAGGCTGAGGAGAAGGCACCCGAGAAGGAGCCCGAGCCCGCCAAGGACGAGCCCAAGGACGAGCCCAAGGCCGAGCCGAAGGCTGAGGAGAAGGCACCCGAGAAGGAGCCCGAGCCCGCCAAGGAAGAGCCCAAGGCCGAGCCGAAGGCCGAGGAGAAGGCACCCGAGAAGGAGCCCGAGCCCGCCGCCGAGTCGACCCGGGGCGGCGACGCCGCGGGCTACGTCACGCCGCTGGTCCGCAAGATGGCCGGCCAGCACGGCGTCGACCTGTCGACGGTGACCGGCACCGGCGTGGGTGGCCGGATCCGCAAGCAGGACGTCCTCGACGCCGCGGCCGCCAAGCAGCAGCCCGCCGCCCCGGCCGCCGCCCCCGCCGCCCCCGCCGCGGCCGCCTCGTCGGCACCCGTGTCGACGACCCCGTCGCCGCTGCGGGGCACGACCGAGAAGATGTCGCGGCTGCGCAAGATCATCGCCACCCGGATGGTCGACTCGCTGCAGACCTCGGCCCAGCTGACCCAGGTGATGGAGGTCGACGTCACCAACATCGCGCGGCTGCGCGAGAGCGTGAAGGCCGACTTCCTGGCCCGCGAGGGCGTGAAGCTGACCTACCTGCCGTTCTTCGCCAAGGCGGCGATCGACGCGCTCAAGGTGCACCCGAAGCTCAACGCCGCGATCGACACCGAGGCCGGCGAGGTGACCTACTACGACCGCGAGAACGTCGCGTTCGCGGTGGACACCGAGAAGGGCCTGCTCACCCCGGTCGTCAAGGACGCGGGCGACCTCTCGATCGCCGGCCTGGCCAAGAAGATCGCCGACGTCGCCGAGCGGACCCGCTCCAACAAGATCGGCCCCGACGAGCTGTCCGGCGGCACCTTCACGATCACCAACCTCGGCAGCTTCGGGGCGCTCTTCGACACCCCGATCATCAACAAGCCGCAGGTCGCGATCCTCGGTCCGGGCGCCGTCATCAAGCGCCCGGTCGTCATCGACGACCCGAACCTCGGCGAGACGATCGCCGTGCGCCAGATGGTCTACCTGTCGCTCTCCTACGACCACCAGCTGGTCGACGGGGCCGACGCCGGCCGCTTCCTCAAGGACGTCAAGCAGCGCCTCGAGGCGGGCCAGTTCGAGGTCTGA
- the lpdA gene encoding dihydrolipoyl dehydrogenase, with protein sequence MADADFDVLILGAGSGGYACALRAAQLGLKVGLVEKGNLGGTCLHVGCIPTKALLHAAEVADSARESEQFGVNATFEGIDMAGVNSYKDGVVSRLFKGLTGLIKGRGITVIEGEGRLTGPRQVTVGDTAYTGAHVVLASGSYSKSLPGLDVDGERVITSEHALRLESVPKSVIVLGGGVIGCEFASVWKSFGAEVTIIEALPRLVAVEDEASSKALERAFRKRKINFKVGTRFHSVKSTNDSVAVTVEGANGEQSVIEADLLLVAVGRGPSTVGLGYEEQGIAMERGFVLADERCRTNVEGVYAVGDIVPGLQLAHRGFQQGIFVAEEIAGLAPQPIDEAGIPRVTYSHPEIASVGLDEAKATEKYGADGIESITYDLGGNGKSQILKTSGFVKLIRQKDGPVIGVHLVGDRVGELIGEAQLIYNWEGHAEDVAPLIHAHPTQNEALGEAHLALAGKALHAHS encoded by the coding sequence GTGGCCGACGCCGACTTCGACGTACTCATCCTCGGTGCGGGCAGTGGCGGCTACGCCTGTGCCCTGCGGGCCGCCCAGCTCGGGCTGAAGGTCGGCCTGGTCGAGAAGGGCAACCTCGGCGGCACCTGCCTCCACGTGGGCTGCATCCCGACGAAGGCCCTGCTGCACGCGGCCGAGGTCGCCGACTCCGCGCGTGAGTCGGAGCAGTTCGGCGTCAACGCGACGTTCGAGGGCATCGACATGGCCGGGGTCAACTCCTACAAGGACGGTGTCGTCTCCCGTCTCTTCAAGGGCCTCACCGGACTCATCAAGGGCCGCGGCATCACCGTCATCGAGGGCGAGGGCCGCCTGACCGGACCCAGGCAGGTCACGGTCGGCGACACCGCCTACACCGGTGCCCACGTCGTGCTGGCCTCCGGCTCCTACTCCAAGTCGCTGCCCGGCCTGGACGTCGACGGCGAGCGGGTCATCACCTCCGAGCACGCCCTGCGCCTCGAGTCGGTCCCGAAGTCCGTGATCGTGCTCGGCGGCGGCGTCATCGGCTGCGAGTTCGCCAGCGTCTGGAAGAGCTTCGGCGCCGAGGTCACCATCATCGAGGCGCTCCCCCGGCTCGTCGCCGTCGAGGACGAGGCGTCCTCCAAGGCGCTCGAGCGGGCGTTCCGCAAGCGCAAGATCAACTTCAAGGTCGGCACACGCTTCCACAGCGTGAAGTCCACGAACGACAGCGTCGCCGTCACGGTCGAGGGGGCCAACGGTGAGCAGAGCGTCATCGAGGCCGACCTGCTGCTCGTCGCGGTCGGCCGCGGCCCGTCGACCGTCGGCCTGGGCTACGAGGAGCAGGGCATCGCGATGGAGCGCGGCTTCGTGCTCGCCGACGAGCGCTGCCGCACCAACGTCGAGGGCGTGTACGCCGTCGGCGACATCGTCCCGGGCCTGCAGCTCGCCCACCGCGGCTTCCAGCAGGGCATCTTCGTCGCCGAGGAGATCGCGGGCCTGGCCCCGCAGCCGATCGACGAGGCCGGCATCCCGCGCGTCACCTACAGCCACCCCGAGATCGCGTCGGTCGGGCTCGACGAGGCGAAGGCCACCGAGAAGTACGGCGCCGACGGCATCGAGTCGATCACCTACGACCTCGGCGGCAACGGCAAGAGCCAGATCCTCAAGACCTCGGGCTTCGTGAAGCTGATCCGCCAGAAGGACGGCCCGGTCATCGGCGTCCACCTGGTCGGCGACCGCGTCGGCGAGCTCATCGGTGAGGCGCAGCTGATCTACAACTGGGAGGGTCACGCCGAGGACGTGGCGCCCCTGATCCACGCCCACCCCACCCAGAACGAAGCGCTCGGCGAGGCCCACCTGGCCCTGGCCGGCAAGGCGCTGCACGCCCACTCCTGA
- a CDS encoding leucyl aminopeptidase — protein sequence MTSYTLRSASPAKTRTDAVVVGVLQTPKGASIAPGGEDVAKAYGRKLSPLLSTLGVTGKAGEVVKVPTHGTLTSSLLVLVGLGKTATTSDVRRAAGTAARAVTNAASVSLALPADTPEMVRAVIEGYQLGAYTYTAYKHDSKTDATDPGDVVVLAADARKKEYVAAFTDAQVLVKAVTGTRDWVNCPPGDLTPPKFADAVSASAKELTKGRGAPKVTVKVLDEKELAELGCGGILGVGAGSDAPPRLVEITYAPKGATKHLALVGKGITFDSGGLTIKPAQGMQEMKSDMGGAAAVVQATFAIAELGLPIKVTCYAPMAENMVSGSATRPGDVLRMYGGKTVEVLNTDAEGRLILADALVRATEAKPDVILDVATLTGHMVIALGDRVAGVMGSQEIVDGVLAAAASSGEDHWPMPIPEQMSERITSSKVADLAQHDWIRWGGGLFAGAFLREFTAGLPWAHLDIAGPAFNSGSPWGHVTSGGTGFAVATLVDYARSLAE from the coding sequence GTGACCTCGTACACGCTTCGAAGCGCCAGCCCTGCCAAGACCCGCACCGACGCCGTCGTCGTCGGTGTGCTGCAGACGCCGAAGGGCGCCTCGATCGCCCCCGGCGGGGAGGACGTGGCCAAGGCCTACGGGCGCAAGCTGAGCCCGCTGCTGTCGACGCTGGGCGTCACCGGCAAGGCCGGCGAGGTCGTCAAGGTGCCCACGCACGGCACCCTCACGTCCTCGCTGCTGGTCCTGGTGGGCCTGGGCAAGACGGCCACGACGAGCGACGTACGCCGCGCCGCCGGCACCGCCGCGCGCGCCGTCACCAACGCCGCCTCGGTCTCGCTGGCGCTGCCCGCCGACACGCCCGAGATGGTCCGCGCCGTGATCGAGGGCTACCAGCTCGGCGCCTACACCTACACGGCGTACAAGCACGACTCCAAGACCGACGCGACCGACCCGGGCGACGTCGTCGTGCTTGCCGCCGACGCCCGCAAGAAGGAGTACGTCGCGGCGTTCACCGACGCGCAGGTCCTCGTCAAGGCCGTCACCGGGACCCGCGACTGGGTCAACTGCCCTCCGGGCGACCTGACGCCGCCGAAGTTCGCCGACGCGGTGTCCGCCTCCGCCAAGGAGCTGACCAAGGGCCGCGGCGCGCCGAAGGTGACGGTGAAGGTCCTCGACGAGAAGGAGCTCGCCGAGCTCGGCTGCGGCGGCATCCTCGGCGTCGGCGCCGGCTCGGACGCGCCCCCGCGCCTTGTCGAGATCACCTACGCCCCCAAGGGCGCGACCAAGCACCTCGCCCTCGTCGGCAAGGGCATCACCTTCGACTCCGGCGGCCTGACCATCAAGCCGGCCCAGGGCATGCAGGAGATGAAGAGCGACATGGGCGGTGCGGCCGCCGTCGTCCAGGCGACGTTCGCGATCGCCGAGCTCGGCCTGCCGATCAAGGTCACCTGCTACGCCCCGATGGCCGAGAACATGGTGTCCGGCTCCGCGACGCGTCCCGGTGACGTGCTGCGCATGTACGGCGGCAAGACCGTCGAGGTCCTCAACACCGACGCCGAAGGCCGGCTGATCCTGGCCGACGCGCTCGTCCGCGCCACCGAGGCGAAGCCCGACGTCATCCTCGACGTCGCCACCCTGACCGGCCACATGGTCATCGCCCTCGGCGACCGGGTCGCGGGCGTGATGGGCTCGCAGGAGATCGTCGACGGCGTCCTCGCCGCCGCTGCCTCATCCGGCGAGGACCACTGGCCGATGCCGATCCCCGAGCAGATGAGCGAGCGGATCACCAGCAGCAAGGTCGCCGACCTCGCCCAGCACGACTGGATCCGCTGGGGCGGCGGCCTCTTCGCCGGTGCCTTCCTGCGCGAGTTCACCGCCGGCCTGCCCTGGGCGCACCTCGACATCGCCGGCCCGGCCTTCAACTCCGGCAGCCCGTGGGGCCACGTCACCTCCGGCGGCACCGGCTTCGCCGTGGCCACCCTCGTCGACTACGCACGGTCGCTGGCCGAATAG
- the gcvT gene encoding glycine cleavage system aminomethyltransferase GcvT: MSDTTTDGPALLRSPIHDRHEALGAKFAEFGGWSMPLEYPSGTVKEHTAVRESVGIFDVSHLGKAMVVGPGAAAYVNATLTNDLGRIAPGKAQYTLCCDDETGGIVDDLIAYFHDDDHVLLVPNAANTAEVVRRLQATAPEGVKVVDHHRDYAVLAVQGTKSDEVLAKVGLPVGHDYMSFVEAEFAGSGVVVCRTGYTGERGYELIAANDVAAELWDALMAAGEEFGILACGLGSRDTLRTEMGYPLHGQDISLDVTPNQGRLGWAVGWQKEAFWGRDVLLAEKEEGPKRLLRGLVAVGRGIPRPGMRVSLTPDVPLCEITSGTFSPTLRKGIGLALVPTFVNPEAELGVDVRGRREIFQLVKPPFVDPSVREA, encoded by the coding sequence ATGTCCGACACGACGACCGACGGGCCCGCGTTGCTCAGGTCCCCGATCCATGACCGTCACGAGGCCCTGGGGGCCAAGTTCGCGGAGTTCGGCGGCTGGTCGATGCCGCTGGAGTACCCCTCGGGCACCGTCAAGGAGCACACCGCCGTCCGCGAGTCGGTCGGCATCTTCGACGTCAGCCACCTCGGCAAGGCGATGGTCGTCGGCCCCGGCGCCGCGGCGTACGTCAACGCGACGCTGACCAACGACCTCGGCCGCATCGCGCCCGGCAAGGCGCAGTACACCCTGTGCTGCGACGACGAGACCGGCGGCATCGTCGACGACCTGATCGCCTACTTCCACGACGACGACCACGTCCTCCTCGTCCCGAATGCGGCCAACACCGCCGAGGTCGTACGCCGCCTGCAGGCGACGGCCCCCGAGGGCGTGAAGGTCGTCGACCACCACCGCGACTACGCCGTGCTCGCGGTCCAGGGCACGAAGTCCGACGAGGTGCTCGCGAAGGTCGGCCTGCCGGTCGGCCACGACTACATGTCCTTCGTCGAGGCGGAGTTCGCTGGGAGCGGCGTCGTCGTCTGCCGGACGGGCTACACCGGCGAGCGCGGCTACGAGCTGATCGCGGCCAACGACGTCGCCGCCGAGCTCTGGGACGCGCTGATGGCCGCCGGCGAGGAGTTCGGGATCCTCGCGTGCGGCCTGGGCTCGCGCGACACGCTGCGCACCGAGATGGGCTACCCGCTCCACGGCCAGGACATCTCCCTCGACGTCACCCCCAACCAGGGCCGCCTGGGCTGGGCGGTCGGCTGGCAGAAGGAGGCCTTCTGGGGCCGCGACGTGCTGCTCGCCGAGAAGGAGGAGGGGCCCAAGCGCCTGCTCCGCGGCCTGGTCGCCGTCGGCCGCGGCATCCCGCGCCCCGGCATGCGGGTCTCGCTGACCCCCGACGTGCCGCTGTGCGAGATCACCTCGGGCACCTTCTCGCCGACCCTGCGCAAGGGCATCGGCCTGGCGCTGGTCCCGACCTTCGTCAACCCCGAGGCCGAGCTGGGCGTCGACGTCCGCGGCCGCCGCGAGATCTTCCAGCTGGTCAAGCCACCCTTCGTGGATCCGTCCGTCCGAGAGGCCTGA
- a CDS encoding PhzF family phenazine biosynthesis protein, giving the protein MRFSQVDVFSSEPLRGNALAVVHDADAVSDDEMAAFARWTNLSETTFLLAPTSPDADYRVRIWTPGGELPFAGHPTLGSCHAWLEAGGVPASSEHVVQECGAGLVRVRRDGDRLAFAAPPLTRTGPVSEDDVAAICRALRITDDEVLESEWIDNGPGWVGVRLADADAVLALDPDWAAFGDLKVGVVGEYAAGPVAVEVRAFCPGYGMPEDPVTGSLNAGIGQWLAGTRLPTAYVASQGTALQRAGRVHVSLEDGTVWVGGETRTTIAGTVTP; this is encoded by the coding sequence ATGCGCTTCAGCCAGGTCGACGTGTTCTCCAGCGAGCCGCTGCGCGGCAACGCCCTCGCGGTCGTCCACGACGCCGATGCCGTCAGCGATGACGAGATGGCGGCCTTCGCCCGCTGGACGAACCTCTCGGAGACGACGTTCCTCCTGGCGCCCACCTCGCCGGACGCGGACTATCGGGTCCGCATCTGGACGCCCGGCGGCGAGCTGCCCTTCGCAGGCCACCCGACGCTCGGCTCCTGCCACGCCTGGCTGGAGGCCGGGGGAGTGCCGGCCTCCAGCGAGCACGTCGTCCAGGAGTGCGGCGCCGGGCTCGTCCGGGTGCGCCGCGATGGCGACCGGCTCGCGTTCGCCGCACCGCCGCTGACCCGGACCGGGCCGGTCTCCGAGGACGACGTGGCCGCCATCTGCCGGGCGCTGCGCATCACCGACGACGAGGTCCTGGAGTCGGAGTGGATCGACAACGGCCCCGGCTGGGTCGGCGTCCGGCTCGCCGACGCCGACGCCGTCCTCGCGCTCGACCCGGACTGGGCGGCCTTCGGCGACCTCAAGGTAGGCGTGGTGGGGGAGTACGCCGCCGGGCCGGTCGCCGTCGAGGTGCGCGCGTTCTGCCCCGGCTACGGCATGCCGGAGGACCCGGTCACCGGCTCGCTCAACGCCGGGATCGGCCAGTGGCTGGCGGGCACCCGCCTGCCCACGGCGTACGTCGCCAGCCAGGGCACCGCCCTGCAGCGCGCGGGCCGGGTCCACGTCTCGCTCGAGGACGGCACGGTCTGGGTCGGCGGCGAGACACGCACGACCATCGCCGGAACCGTCACGCCCTGA
- a CDS encoding thymidylate synthase, with amino-acid sequence MQQYLDLLQRILDDGAEKGDRTGTGTRSVFGHQMRFDLAEGFPLVTTKKIHTRSVFAELLWFLRGDTNVKWLQDRGVSIWDEWADDNGDLGPVYGYQWRSWPTPDGRHVDQIAEVVEQIRTNPDSRRHIVSAWNVADIPQMALAPCHTMFQFYVAQGRLSCQLYQRSADVFLGVPFNIASYALLTHMVAQVAGLEVGDFVHTLGDAHLYSNHLDQARLQLTRSPRPLPTLTLDPSVTELDAFELEHITLEGYDPHPGIKAPIAV; translated from the coding sequence GTGCAGCAGTACCTCGACCTCCTCCAGCGGATCCTCGACGATGGCGCGGAGAAGGGCGACCGGACCGGCACCGGCACCCGCTCGGTCTTCGGGCACCAGATGCGCTTCGACCTCGCCGAGGGGTTCCCCCTCGTGACGACCAAGAAGATCCACACCCGCTCGGTCTTCGCCGAGCTGCTGTGGTTCCTGCGCGGCGACACCAACGTGAAGTGGCTGCAGGACCGCGGCGTCTCGATCTGGGACGAGTGGGCCGACGACAACGGCGACCTCGGGCCCGTCTACGGCTACCAGTGGCGCTCCTGGCCCACCCCCGACGGGCGGCACGTCGACCAGATCGCCGAGGTCGTCGAGCAGATCCGCACCAACCCCGACTCGCGCCGCCACATCGTCTCGGCGTGGAACGTCGCCGACATCCCGCAGATGGCGCTGGCGCCGTGCCACACGATGTTCCAGTTCTACGTCGCGCAGGGGCGGCTGAGCTGCCAGCTCTACCAGCGCTCGGCCGACGTGTTCCTCGGCGTGCCGTTCAACATCGCGTCGTACGCCCTGCTGACCCACATGGTCGCGCAGGTGGCCGGCCTCGAGGTCGGCGACTTCGTGCACACCCTCGGCGACGCGCACCTCTACTCCAACCACCTCGACCAAGCGCGGCTTCAGCTGACCCGCTCGCCGCGGCCTCTCCCGACGCTCACGCTCGACCCGTCGGTCACCGAGCTCGACGCCTTCGAGCTCGAGCACATCACCCTCGAGGGATACGACCCGCACCCCGGCATCAAGGCACCCATTGCCGTCTGA